Genomic DNA from Tenuifilum sp. 4138str:
TACCTCAATACGCCCAGCAGGTAACGAAATGTTCTCGGCGCCAATTGCTGCACCAACCTGTTCAAGAGTAAGGTTATATGAGTCGAGCTTACGCGGATCAACCTTAACATCGATAATACGAGTGGGTTTACCAATAATATTAACGGTACCCACCCCATCGATACGGCTTAGCTTTTCGACAATTCGCTCATCTATAATTTTTTCGAGTGCGGCATAACTCTTATCGGCCTGAATGCCATAAATAAGAACGGGTATCATGGATGAGCTGAATTTGAAAATGGATGGTTTTTCGCATCCATCGGGTAAAGTCTTTTCAACAAGGCCTATCGCATCTCGAATGTTATTACTTGCCTCATCAAGGTTAATACCATACTCAAATTCACAGATTATAAACGAGATATTATCCTTGCTCGACGATGTTACCTTTTTAAGGTTTTGAAGAGCATTAAGTTGATTCTCGAGCGGTTTAGTTACGTTCACTTCAATATCCTCGGCACTAGCACCGGGATAAAAGGTGATAACGCTTATGCTAGGAATATCCATGTCGGGCATCAGATCTACCGGTATATATAATAGCGAGTAGAAGCCCATAACGATCACCCCAATGAAAACCATCAAGGTAGTAATCGGTTTTTTTACGGCTGAACTGTAAAGGCTCATGGTTTACTGTTTTAACGGTTACTTTTTAACCACTGCTTGGCCGTCGGCAACAATGGTATGTCCTTCAATAATAATTTCTTCACCGGCGGATAGCCCTTTCACTATTTCTACATTATCGTCAAAAACATCGCCCTGCTCCACAGGACGACGAACGGCTCTGCCATTCTGGTAAACAAACACGTACCTCTCGTTTGTCCCCGATTGTTTTAATATAGCAAAGGCAGGAACCAGCAAGGCCTCGCCTTTGCCTACATTGATAATTGCGGTTGCAAACATACCGGGCCTTAGCTTCATATCTGGATTTGCAACCACTACCTCAACCGTAAAGGTTTTGGTCATGTTGTCAATAGTAGGGTAAATCTTTTCAATGTTGCCTGTAAATTCCTTATCGGGGTAAACCTCGGTTTTAACAGTAACCTTCATGCCAGGCTTAATGCTATTTAAATAGGTTGATGACACACCAACCAAAAGCTTTAGCTTATCGAGCTGCATGATTGAAACCACCGCTGGTTTACCAACGCCGGGTGCAGGCGACATGACAAACATCTCTCCATCGTTTATGTATTTACCGGTTATAATCCCATCAATTGGCGATTTTAACGAGGTGTTTTCGTCCAAAAACTCAAGGTTGGTTTTTGCAATATCGTACTGCATCTTAACAGCATCGTACTGCTGTTGCGGAATTGCACCAACTTTAAGCAGGGAATCGACACGCTGAAGGTCAATCTTAACCTTATCGAACTGTATTTTGGCTTGCATGTAATTGGTGCGATCGAGCATGGCAACAAGTTGCCCTGCCTTTACCCTGTCGCCAACATCAACCATAACTTTCTCTAGCCTACCGGCAGTGGCTGGTGCCAAATGGTTCTCCTTGTAGGCCTGAATGGTTGCAGGATACCTAAGCTGACGTTCGATACTAACGGGCTGAATGAGCTGGGTTACCACTTTAGCCTCTACTAAGGCAACGGGTTGAGCATCTTCTGCCTTATTACCCTGACACGAGGCAAGGAAGATCACCACAGAGGCAAATGCAATTGTTTTAATGTTGATAAGTGTTCTCATGGTAATATATGTTTAAATGTTTTGTTTTACTTTTCAAATGGCTCACCTAAAATTTTTTCGTAATCGGTTTTAGCAGTGAGATACTCCAGCTGTGCCTGAATAAGATTTAACTTGGCCTGAAGCATTGCATTTTCGGCATCGTTCAACTCCAAAAGCGTTGCTTGTCCGGTATTGTAGCGGGTTTGAGCAATAGTATATCCTTTTTCCGCCAGGTCAACATTACCTTTTGCCGAGTTCACCTTTTTTACTGCAGCATTCACAGCATTCACAGCATTTTGAACCTGAACCGTCAGGTTGTTTTGCGTAAACTGCGCTTGCATATCAACTTGATGCTGGCTTATGCGTACTTGACTGAGCTGTTTACGAACCGAAAAACCACTAAAAATTGGCACATTGAGTTGCAAACCAACCATCGATGTTGGCACCCAATTGTAGTTGCTGAATTTGTAATCGTTTGCCTGGGTTTGATACTGGTAATTACCAATTGCCACCAGGCTTGGGTAATTTGCACCCTTTACCATTTTCTCCTGAATGGATAGCATTTGTCGGGTAAGGGTAAGTTGCCTTAGGGTTGAGTTACTGCTCAACCAGCTGGAATCGGCAAGTGCCATCTCACTGAAATTGTAGTTGGTAAGTTCCTTTTCGTCGAGTTCAACTGGGGTATTTATGTCGATATTGAGTAACACCTTGAATATATTAAGTAAGTTGGTGTAGGCATTCTCGGTTTGAACCAGATTGGGATAAATATTATCAACCTGAACCTTAATGCGGATAAAGTCGTAGTCGGAAACCATGCCATTGGCATTAAGCTTTTGGATATTATTAAAGTTTGCAACGGCATTCTGGTAACTTTGGTTAATCACATCGCGTGTTCGGCGAAGCAACAGAACATTGTAATACGTTGTTTTGATGTTAGCGGCCAGGTTAATTTTGCTCTCGCGCAACTTTTCCTGACTTATTTCAACATCCTTTTGTCCTAACCGAATCGACTCAAATACATTGTAAACAAACAATGGCATCGATGCGCTAATTGAAGCAGAATAACTATTTGCGCTAATTGAAGCAGAATAACTATTATCGGAGCCAATGGTTAAGGTGGACCCAAAGGGCGAACCTTCAGGCATAAATATTACAGGGAGTTTGAGATTTCGCGTGTAACTAGCCGATGCCTTAATGTTTGGATAAAGAGCAGCCATATACTCTTTTACCTTTTCCTGTTTCTTTTGCAGTTCAAGTTCAGTTACCTTATGCATTAGGTTTTGCTGAATAGCAAGGTCAACCGCCTGCTTAACAGTTAAATGCAATGTGTCGGGCTTTTGCTGCCCAAGGGCTAGGCTTGTTGAAAGGACAAAGCCTGCAAAAGAAAAAATTGTTATTAGCTTACGCATACTGTTAATGTTTAAAGTTTATTATCGAATTTGTTTGTGTTTTTCGTAGTAATAATCAACCAGTTCAATTCCTTTTGAAGTGGCAAGCCCGCGAATAAAATTTACGGCCATGTGTTCAAAAACTTCGGCCAAAGGAAAATCGTTTAAGGAGTTGGAGCCCGGTTCAAATCCGCTACGAAGGAGTTTTGTAAATTCAAAAACCACGCTGGCCACGATTTGTGGATTTACTTCAGCTCTAAAAAGATTATCGGCCTTACCCTTTTCAATAAACTCAACCATTCTCTCCTTCAAGTAATGGTCAAACTCTCCTGCTTGCTTACAAATGGTTTTGGGGTAATTTTTTTTTAAATCGTACATGAAAAGTGGGCTAACATTGCGTAACTTATTGATATGCGACCACATGAACATGATATAGGTCTCAATGTAATGCTCACTTTTGTTCAAAATGCTTTGGACCATGGCCTGCATACTTTCATTCTCGAGTAAAACACAGGCCTCAACTATTTCATC
This window encodes:
- a CDS encoding efflux RND transporter periplasmic adaptor subunit translates to MRTLINIKTIAFASVVIFLASCQGNKAEDAQPVALVEAKVVTQLIQPVSIERQLRYPATIQAYKENHLAPATAGRLEKVMVDVGDRVKAGQLVAMLDRTNYMQAKIQFDKVKIDLQRVDSLLKVGAIPQQQYDAVKMQYDIAKTNLEFLDENTSLKSPIDGIITGKYINDGEMFVMSPAPGVGKPAVVSIMQLDKLKLLVGVSSTYLNSIKPGMKVTVKTEVYPDKEFTGNIEKIYPTIDNMTKTFTVEVVVANPDMKLRPGMFATAIINVGKGEALLVPAFAILKQSGTNERYVFVYQNGRAVRRPVEQGDVFDDNVEIVKGLSAGEEIIIEGHTIVADGQAVVKK
- a CDS encoding TetR/AcrR family transcriptional regulator, translating into MAVKEQIVEGALELFKRMGIRGVTMDMLAEHLGISKRTIYENFQNKDEIVEACVLLENESMQAMVQSILNKSEHYIETYIMFMWSHINKLRNVSPLFMYDLKKNYPKTICKQAGEFDHYLKERMVEFIEKGKADNLFRAEVNPQIVASVVFEFTKLLRSGFEPGSNSLNDFPLAEVFEHMAVNFIRGLATSKGIELVDYYYEKHKQIR
- a CDS encoding TolC family protein, which encodes MRKLITIFSFAGFVLSTSLALGQQKPDTLHLTVKQAVDLAIQQNLMHKVTELELQKKQEKVKEYMAALYPNIKASASYTRNLKLPVIFMPEGSPFGSTLTIGSDNSYSASISANSYSASISASMPLFVYNVFESIRLGQKDVEISQEKLRESKINLAANIKTTYYNVLLLRRTRDVINQSYQNAVANFNNIQKLNANGMVSDYDFIRIKVQVDNIYPNLVQTENAYTNLLNIFKVLLNIDINTPVELDEKELTNYNFSEMALADSSWLSSNSTLRQLTLTRQMLSIQEKMVKGANYPSLVAIGNYQYQTQANDYKFSNYNWVPTSMVGLQLNVPIFSGFSVRKQLSQVRISQHQVDMQAQFTQNNLTVQVQNAVNAVNAAVKKVNSAKGNVDLAEKGYTIAQTRYNTGQATLLELNDAENAMLQAKLNLIQAQLEYLTAKTDYEKILGEPFEK